In Scatophagus argus isolate fScaArg1 chromosome 3, fScaArg1.pri, whole genome shotgun sequence, one genomic interval encodes:
- the slc26a6l gene encoding solute carrier family 26 member 6, like isoform X1, which translates to MDSCRFLKYRVEREVLDEQKLEEVTQRKTYSDTHPSLTQRAKDSLRCTVPKLKRSAVRSLPVLYWLPKYSVWDYGMPDLISGMSVGIMHLPQGMAYALLASLPPVFGLYTSLYPALIYIFFGTSRHISIGTFTVLSIMVGSVTERLAPDIDFLKTNGTNFTAEVDITARDSYRVQVAAATTVLGGLIQVVLGLVKFGFVGTYLSEPLVRAYTTAAAVHAVVAQLKYIFGVSPTRFSGPLSLVYTLKDVCLMLPDTHLPTLMVSTVSIVFLIAAKELNSFLSPKLPVPIPVELITIVAGTMISAYSHLSSNYTVSVVGEIPSGLSSPSVPDVSLFGEVVGDAFALAIVGYAISISLGKTFALKHGYKVDSNQELVALGLSNTVGGFFQCYSVCPSMSRSLIQETTGGKTQMAGVASALIVLVTILKFGPLFQELPKAVLASIVFVNLKGMFKQHSDIGTLWKSSKIDVLVWLVTWVSTLLFNLDLGLAASITFALLTVIFRTQMPTYSILGNVPGTELYVDIETHREAREIPGITIFRSSATVYFANADLYLEALKEKSGLDISKMIIYKRRQEAKQKRRERRAERRAKRQAKRERRAQKTAKRQSAVPVFSVEEEAGQWGDTCMEGNVTDKEEQGWTERENGTVFVIPTTPQTPDGHCRWEYLKGGDQDCTSLGWISELQDGDTTTLGSSSEDTLSRDLERVSLGSLGKWTWDIHSIIIDLSTANFIDTVATKTMKNIFQDFSEIDVDIYMAGCQASVVEQLEFGDFFGESITKRHLFASVHDAVLYCLNHRGATSLPRYEPTVDTYSSTKL; encoded by the exons ATGGACTCGTGCAGATTTTTGAAATACAGAGTGGAGAGGGAAGTGCTGGATGAGCAGAAACTGGAAGAGgtaacacagagaaaaacatactCTGACACTCACCCCTCTCTAACTCAGCGGGCTAAAGACTCCTTAAG ATGTACAGTACCCAAACTGAAACGAAGCGCAGTGCGCAGCTTGCCTGTGTTATACTGGTTGCCCAAATACTCAGTGTGGGACTACGGCATGCCTGACCTCATCTCTGGGATGAGTGTGGGCATAATGCACTTGCCACAAG GTATGGCATATGCATTGTTGGCTTCCTTACCTCCTGTGTTTGGACTCTATACATCCCTCTATCCAGCACTGATCTACATCTTTTTTGGAACATCACGTCATATCTCCATCG GAACGTTTACTGTGCTCAGTATCATGGTGGGAAGTGTGACAGAGAGACTTGCTCCAGACATTGATTTCCTGAAAACAAATGGGACAAACTTCACTGCAGAGGTGGACATAACTGCCCGGGACTCGTACAGGGTGCAGGTGGCAGCTGCTACTACTGTCCTCGGAGGACTTATTCAG GTGGTACTGGGCTTGGTAAAGTTTGGATTTGTGGGAACATACTTGTCTGAACCTCTGGTGCGGGCTTACACAACAGCTGCCGCGGTCCATGCAGTGGTGGCACAACTGAAATATATCTTTGGAGTTTCACCAACGCGGTTTAGTGGTCCTTTGTCACTCGTGTAT ACTCTGAAGGATGTTTGCCTCATGCTGCCAGACACTCATCTTCCCACACTGATGGTCAGCACTGTGTCCATTGTGTTCCTAATTGCAGCCAAGGAGCTCAACTCTTTTCTCAGCCCAAAGCTGCCGGTGCCCATCCCAGTGGAGCTCATCACA ATTGTCGCAGGAACAATGATATCAGCCTATTCCCACTTAAGCAGCAACTACACTGTTTCAGTTGTTGGAGAAATTCCTAGTGG TCTAAGTTCTCCCAGTGTGCCGGATGTGAGTCTTTTTGGAGAAGTTGTTGGTGATGCTTTTGCATTGGCCATTGTTGGATATGCCATATCTATTTCACTGGGAAAAACATTTGCGCTGAAACATGGATACAAGGTGGACAGTAACCAG GAGCTGGTGGCGCTGGGTCTCAGTAATACAGTAGGAGGCTTCTTCCAGTGCTACTCCGTCTGCCCCTCAATGTCTCGAAGTCTCATCCAAGAGACAACTGGAGGAAAGACACAA ATGGCTGGAGTGGCCTCAGCTCTAATTGTGTTGGTGACTATATTGAAATTTGGACCCCTGTTTCAGGAGCTGCCAAAG gcTGTTCTTGCATCAATTGTCTTTGTAAATCTGAAGGGTATGTTCAAGCAGCACTCTGACATTGGTACACTGTGGAAAAGCAGCAAGATTGATGTG CTGGTTTGGTTGGTCACTTGGGTGTCAACACTGCTGTTCAATCTGGATCTGGGTCTCGCAGCATCGATCACCTTTGCTCTGCTTACTGTTATCTTCAGAACTCAGAT GCCAACTTACTCTATTTTGGGAAATGTTCCGGGTACTGAGCTGTATGTGGATATAGAGACTCACAGAGAg GCGAGGGAGATTCCAGGAATTACAATATTTCGCTCCTCCGCTACGGTGTATTTTGCCAATGCTGATCTGTACCTTGAAGCTCTGAAAGAAAAG agtgGGCTTGACATCAGTAAAATGATTATCTATAAAAGGAGGCAAGAGGCCAAACAGAAACGTAGAGAAAGAAGGGCTGAAAGACGAGCAAAAAGGCAAGCCAAGAGAGAG AGACGGGCTCAGAAGACAGCTAAGCGACAGTCTGCAGTGCCAGTGTTCTCTGTGGAGGAAGAGGCCGGACAGTGGGGGGACACATGTATGGAGGGGAACGTTACAGACAAAGAGGAGCAGGGCTGGACAGAGCGAGAAAATGGCACAGTGTTTGTCATTCCAACCACTCCTCAAACACCAGATGGCCACTGTAGATGGGAGTATCTGAAAGGAGGAGATCAAGACTGCACCAGCTTAGGGTGGATTTCTGAGCTGCAGGATGGGGACACCACCACTCTGGGCTCCAGCAGTGAGGACACGCTGAGTCGTGACCTGGAGCGGGTCTCTCTTGGGTCACTTGGCAAGTGGACCTGGGACATTCACTCAATTATTATCGACCTCTCCACAGCTAACTTCATTGACACAGTGGCTACcaagacaatgaaaaat ATCTTCCAGGACTTCAGTGAGATTGATGTGGATATCTACATGGCTGGCTGTCAAG CCTCTGTGGTGGAACAGTTAGAGTTTGGTGACTTCTTCGGCGAATCAATAACAAAGAGACATCTTTTTGCCTCCGTTCATGATGCTGTGCTGTATTGTCTAAACCATCGTGGAGCAACATCGCTCCCCAGATACGAGCCCACCGTG GACACATACAGCAGCACGAAACTTTAA
- the slc26a6l gene encoding solute carrier family 26 member 6, like isoform X2, whose amino-acid sequence MVGSVTERLAPDIDFLKTNGTNFTAEVDITARDSYRVQVAAATTVLGGLIQVVLGLVKFGFVGTYLSEPLVRAYTTAAAVHAVVAQLKYIFGVSPTRFSGPLSLVYTLKDVCLMLPDTHLPTLMVSTVSIVFLIAAKELNSFLSPKLPVPIPVELITIVAGTMISAYSHLSSNYTVSVVGEIPSGLSSPSVPDVSLFGEVVGDAFALAIVGYAISISLGKTFALKHGYKVDSNQELVALGLSNTVGGFFQCYSVCPSMSRSLIQETTGGKTQMAGVASALIVLVTILKFGPLFQELPKAVLASIVFVNLKGMFKQHSDIGTLWKSSKIDVLVWLVTWVSTLLFNLDLGLAASITFALLTVIFRTQMPTYSILGNVPGTELYVDIETHREAREIPGITIFRSSATVYFANADLYLEALKEKSGLDISKMIIYKRRQEAKQKRRERRAERRAKRQAKRERRAQKTAKRQSAVPVFSVEEEAGQWGDTCMEGNVTDKEEQGWTERENGTVFVIPTTPQTPDGHCRWEYLKGGDQDCTSLGWISELQDGDTTTLGSSSEDTLSRDLERVSLGSLGKWTWDIHSIIIDLSTANFIDTVATKTMKNIFQDFSEIDVDIYMAGCQASVVEQLEFGDFFGESITKRHLFASVHDAVLYCLNHRGATSLPRYEPTVDTYSSTKL is encoded by the exons ATGGTGGGAAGTGTGACAGAGAGACTTGCTCCAGACATTGATTTCCTGAAAACAAATGGGACAAACTTCACTGCAGAGGTGGACATAACTGCCCGGGACTCGTACAGGGTGCAGGTGGCAGCTGCTACTACTGTCCTCGGAGGACTTATTCAG GTGGTACTGGGCTTGGTAAAGTTTGGATTTGTGGGAACATACTTGTCTGAACCTCTGGTGCGGGCTTACACAACAGCTGCCGCGGTCCATGCAGTGGTGGCACAACTGAAATATATCTTTGGAGTTTCACCAACGCGGTTTAGTGGTCCTTTGTCACTCGTGTAT ACTCTGAAGGATGTTTGCCTCATGCTGCCAGACACTCATCTTCCCACACTGATGGTCAGCACTGTGTCCATTGTGTTCCTAATTGCAGCCAAGGAGCTCAACTCTTTTCTCAGCCCAAAGCTGCCGGTGCCCATCCCAGTGGAGCTCATCACA ATTGTCGCAGGAACAATGATATCAGCCTATTCCCACTTAAGCAGCAACTACACTGTTTCAGTTGTTGGAGAAATTCCTAGTGG TCTAAGTTCTCCCAGTGTGCCGGATGTGAGTCTTTTTGGAGAAGTTGTTGGTGATGCTTTTGCATTGGCCATTGTTGGATATGCCATATCTATTTCACTGGGAAAAACATTTGCGCTGAAACATGGATACAAGGTGGACAGTAACCAG GAGCTGGTGGCGCTGGGTCTCAGTAATACAGTAGGAGGCTTCTTCCAGTGCTACTCCGTCTGCCCCTCAATGTCTCGAAGTCTCATCCAAGAGACAACTGGAGGAAAGACACAA ATGGCTGGAGTGGCCTCAGCTCTAATTGTGTTGGTGACTATATTGAAATTTGGACCCCTGTTTCAGGAGCTGCCAAAG gcTGTTCTTGCATCAATTGTCTTTGTAAATCTGAAGGGTATGTTCAAGCAGCACTCTGACATTGGTACACTGTGGAAAAGCAGCAAGATTGATGTG CTGGTTTGGTTGGTCACTTGGGTGTCAACACTGCTGTTCAATCTGGATCTGGGTCTCGCAGCATCGATCACCTTTGCTCTGCTTACTGTTATCTTCAGAACTCAGAT GCCAACTTACTCTATTTTGGGAAATGTTCCGGGTACTGAGCTGTATGTGGATATAGAGACTCACAGAGAg GCGAGGGAGATTCCAGGAATTACAATATTTCGCTCCTCCGCTACGGTGTATTTTGCCAATGCTGATCTGTACCTTGAAGCTCTGAAAGAAAAG agtgGGCTTGACATCAGTAAAATGATTATCTATAAAAGGAGGCAAGAGGCCAAACAGAAACGTAGAGAAAGAAGGGCTGAAAGACGAGCAAAAAGGCAAGCCAAGAGAGAG AGACGGGCTCAGAAGACAGCTAAGCGACAGTCTGCAGTGCCAGTGTTCTCTGTGGAGGAAGAGGCCGGACAGTGGGGGGACACATGTATGGAGGGGAACGTTACAGACAAAGAGGAGCAGGGCTGGACAGAGCGAGAAAATGGCACAGTGTTTGTCATTCCAACCACTCCTCAAACACCAGATGGCCACTGTAGATGGGAGTATCTGAAAGGAGGAGATCAAGACTGCACCAGCTTAGGGTGGATTTCTGAGCTGCAGGATGGGGACACCACCACTCTGGGCTCCAGCAGTGAGGACACGCTGAGTCGTGACCTGGAGCGGGTCTCTCTTGGGTCACTTGGCAAGTGGACCTGGGACATTCACTCAATTATTATCGACCTCTCCACAGCTAACTTCATTGACACAGTGGCTACcaagacaatgaaaaat ATCTTCCAGGACTTCAGTGAGATTGATGTGGATATCTACATGGCTGGCTGTCAAG CCTCTGTGGTGGAACAGTTAGAGTTTGGTGACTTCTTCGGCGAATCAATAACAAAGAGACATCTTTTTGCCTCCGTTCATGATGCTGTGCTGTATTGTCTAAACCATCGTGGAGCAACATCGCTCCCCAGATACGAGCCCACCGTG GACACATACAGCAGCACGAAACTTTAA
- the p4htmb gene encoding transmembrane prolyl 4-hydroxylase, which produces MTDNQETPDAEDTTPSGSTTLPPLRPPCERLSGHKSSVCSRSYFVVVMVFFHVYIINVIALLFYVHYSSGQEDANRNRHASSSKHQRPESGPPPSKPEFLRDVSLVRIEGIRVGHVQKVSLVSGKVHEMRTLSLKPLLFEIPEFLSEDECRVVMQLAQLKGLMESQLMVQDGQEELAKELNLSPEEIFNLLDINQDGQLQLHEILTHSRVRDGIWLTPENLREIYAGLKADKDGNGLLSLEEFRLLSSDAFQRFLMQQGVKRSQLVRNSRHTWLYQGKGAHQVLQDIKARVTRLTRLPPTLVDLSEPLQVVRYEEGGHYHAHHDSGPVYPETACTHTRLAANTSTPFETSCRYITVLFYLNSVEGGGETAFPVADNRTYDEVSLIQNDVDLLDTRRNCNKSNLRVKPTKGTAVFWYNYLSDGRGWVGEQDEYALHGGCVVTHGVKWVANKWINIDPDYQRQARYQKLVSQQPEDEEDEGLTLNPDIQSSAVHQDL; this is translated from the exons ATGACCGACAACCAGGAAACTCCCGACGCTGAGGACACGACTCCGTCCGGGAGCACGACCTTGCCGCCGCTCCGGCCGCCGTGCGAGCGCCTCTCCGGACACAAGAGCAGCGTGTGCTCCCGCTCGTACTTCGTGGTAGTAATGGTGTTTTTTCACGTATACATCATTAATGTTATCGCACTGCTGTTTTACGTGCACTACAGCAGCGGGCAGGAAGATGCCAACAGGAATCGCCATGCTTCCAGCAGTAAGCATCAGCGCCCCGAGTCCGGACCTCCGCCATCAAAGCCTGAGTTTCTGCGTGATGTTTCACTCGTAAGAATCGAGGGAATAAGG GTGGGACATGTCCAGAAGGTGTCACTGGTATCAGGCAAAGTGCATGAAATGCGGACTCTGAGTCTGAAACCTCTTCTGTTTG agaTCCCTGAGTTTTTGTCAGAGGATGAGTGCCGCGTTGTGATGCAGCTTGCACAGCTAAAGGGTCTGATGGAGAGCCAGCTGATGGTTCAGGATGGTCAGGAAGAGTTGGCCAAGGAGCTGAACCTCAGCCCAGAGGAGATCTTCAACCTTCTTGATATCAACCAGGATGGACAATTGCAGCTCCATGAG ATACTGACTCATTCTCGAGTGAGGGATGGTATATGGCTCACACCTGAGAATCTGCGAGAAATCTATGCTGGTCTCAAAGCTGACAAGGATGGTAATG GTTTGCTGAGTCTAGAGGAGTTCAGGCTCCTGAGCAGTGATGCCTTCCAGCGCTTCCTGATGCAACAAGGAGTAAAGAGGAGTCAACTGGTCAGGAACAGCAGGCACACCTGGCTGTATCAGGGCAAGGGAGCACACCAGGTCCTCCAAGACATCAAGGCGAG GGTGACTCGCCTCACTCGGCTCCCGCCCACATTAGTGGATCTCAGTGAGCCGCTCCAGGTGGTTCGCTATGAAGAGGGAGGGCACTACCACGCCCACCACGACAGCGGCCCCGTGTATCCTGAaacagcctgcacacacacgcgcctCGCGGCCAACACCTCCACTCCTTTTGAGACATCTTGCAG GTACATCACAGTTCTCTTCTACCTGAACTCTGTTGAGGGGGGTGGGGAGACTGCATTCCCTGTGGCAGACAACAGGACCTATGATGAAGTG tctctcATACAGAATGATGTTGACCTTTTGGACACCAGAAGGAATTGTAATAAGAGTAACCTGAGGGTAAAGCCTACCAAAGGGACAGCTGTTTTCTGGTACAACTACCTTTCTGATGGCAGAG GTTGGGTCGGGGAGCAGGATGAATATGCTCTGCACGGGGGTTGTGTGGTCACCCATGGCGTCAAGTGGGTTGCAAATAAATGGATCAACATTGATCCGGATTACCAGCGGCAGGCTCGCTACCAGAAACTGGTTTCACAGCAGCcggaagatgaggaggatgaaggtcTGACTCTCAACCCGGACATCCAGAGTTCTGCTGTCCATCAAGACTTGTAG